The Lysobacterales bacterium sequence ATTTCAACTTGACCCTGCCGTTGGCGGCGCGGCTCGGCGAGCCCGAGGTCGGCGGCAGCGTGGTGCTGCAGGATGCCGATCTGGTCGACGCCCGCTGGGGCTTGAAGTTCGATCGTGCCAGCGGCGCAATCCGCTATTCGCGGCAGGGATTCTCGGCGGACGCGCTCGATGTGCTGGTCGATGGCGACGCTGCGAAGTTCAGTATCGCGGTCGGACAGTTCGTGGCCGACCCGGAGAACCAGGTCGAGGCGAGCCTGCGTGGCCGCATGCAGGCATCAGCCGCGATGAGCTCGTTTCATGCGCTCGACCCGTACTGGAACCGCATGCCGGGACGCGCGCACTTCGACCTGGCGCTGGCGGTGCCGCGCGCCGCCGGCCCGGAACGGCCGCCGTTGTCGACGCTGACCCTGATCTCCGACTTGCGCGGCATCGCGCTCGATCTGCCGGCGCCACTCGGCAAGGACGCCGAGTCGCCGCTGCCCTTGCGCATGGTGGTGCAGTTGCCGGTGGCCGGCAACGAACTCGACGTGCAGCTCGGGGCGATGGCGCGGTTCAGGGCGCGCATCGAATCGGAACAGCAGCCATTTGCAGGCCATCTTGCGCTTGGCGGCGAATTGGCGGCGTTGCCGTCGCGGCCGGGGCTGCGCATCAGCGGCACTGCGCCGAGCATCGATCTCGGCGGCTGGAGCGCCTTCGGTACCGGCAGCGAATCCGGCATGGAGCTCTCGGTCGATCTCAGCACCAGCGAACTCGACGTGATGGGGCGAGCGTTTCCGGATACGTCGCTGCGCATCGAGCGCGATGCGCGCCTGACCCGCGTCGATCTCGATGGCGCCGGCATCGTCGGCAATTTCGAAGTGCCGCGCGCCGAACTGGGCACCCGCGGCCTGACCCTGCAGTTCGAGAAATTGCACTGGCCCGAAGCGCACGCCCAGGAGCGCCAACGCGCGACCCGCCCGGCCGATCCGGCGCAGTTGCCGCCGCTGCACATCTGGGTGCGCGACCTCAAGCTCGGCAACGCCAGCTTCGGCGAAGCGCGCATCGAGACCCAGCCGATGCTCGACGGCCTGCGCATCGAACAGTTCGATGCGCGCTCGCCGACGCTGACCATGCGCGCCAGCGGCGAATGGAAGTTGGTCGATGGCGATGAACGCAGCATGCTCGACATCACGCTCAGCTCAGAGAGCCTCGGCGACATGCTCGGCTCGCTCGGATACGCGGGCGTGATCGACGGTGGCCAGACGGTCGCGCACGTGCGTGGCAGCTGGGCGGGTTCGCCGGCGCTGTTCGGACTCGACCGCATCGACGGTGAACTGTCCGGCGAGGTCGGCGAAGGCCGCATCCTCAACGTCGATCCGGGCGCCGGACGCATCTTCGGCCTGGTCAATTTCAGCGCCATCCCGCGTCGACTCTCGCTCGACTTCCGCGATTTTTTCCAGAGCGGCATGGCCTTCGACAGCATCCGCGGCAGCTTCACCCTCAGCGATGGCAGTGCGTACACCGCCAATCTGCTGATCAAGGGACCTGCGGCCGACATCCGCGTCAGCGGCCGCACCGGACTGCGCGACAAGGACTACGAGCAGGAGATGGAAGTTACGCCGAAGCTGCGCGGCGCGTTGCCGATCGTCGGCGCCGTCGCGGGCGGCCCGGTCGGGGCGGTGGTTGGCGTGCTGGCGCAGGAAGTCATGCGCAAGCCGATCGACGAGGTCATCTCCACCCGCTACCGCGTCCGCGGCACCTGGGACAAGCCCGACATCACCCTCATCGGCAAGAGTTCACCCCGCGAGCGTGCCCGCGTGTCTGTCGCCACCGCACCGGCCCACGCCGCCGGCGGAATACCCCGGGGGGGGGGGGGGGGGGGAACGGGCTGCGAATCGCGAGCAGGGGCAGCCGGTCCCGAAGGGGGCCGGGGGGGGGGGGGGGGGGGCGGGTGTTGGCGTGACCGGGCTTGGGTGGCTGACTACAATGCCCGTCCTTTTTTCGCTGCCGGATGCGCTGCCATGGCCCTGAATCCCTACGACCTGTTCGACATCCGTTCGCTGCTGACCGAGGAAGAGCGCGCGGTGCAGGATGCGGTCGCGCGGTTCACCGACGAGCGCGTGATCCCGATCATCGGCGACTGCTTCGACAAGGGCGAATTCCCGCAGCACCTGGTTGCGGAAATGGCCGAGATGGGCCTGCTCGGGTCTTCGCTGCCGAGCGAATACGGATGCGCCGGTATGAACGGCGTCAGCTACGGACTGATCTGCCAGGAACTCGAACGCGGCGATTCCGGTATCCGCAGCTTTGCCTCGGTGCAGAGTTCGCTGTGCATGTATCCGATCTACGCCTACGGCTCGGAAGATCAGCGCCGCAAGTGGCTGCCGCCGATGGCGCGCGGTGAGGTGATCGGCTGCTTCGGCCTGACCGAACCGCATGGCGGTTCCGACCCGGCGAACATGAAGACGCACGCCAAGCGTGACGGCGGCGACTGGCTGATCAACGGCGCCAAGATGTGGATCACCAACGGCAACCTCGCCAACATCGCGATCGTCTGGGCGCAGACCGAGGACGGCATCAACGGCTTCATTCTGGAGAAGGGCATGCCCGGGTTCACGGCCCAGGTCGTGCATCGCAAGATGTCGCTGCGGGCCTCGGTCACCTCGGCGCTGTTCTTCGACAACGTGCGCGTGCCGGAAGCGAACCGCCTGCCGAACGTGCGCGGCCTGAAGGGACCACTCGGCTGCCTGACGCAGGCGCGCTATGGCATCACCTGGGGTCCGATCGGCGCCGCCATCGACTGCCTGCACACCGCCAACGAGTACGCCAAGTCGCGCATCCTGTTCGGCAAGCCGATCGCCTCGACCCAGGCGGTGCAGCTGAAGCTCGCCGACATGGCGCGGCGCATCACGCTGGCGCAACTGCTGTCGCTGCAGCTCGGCCGGCTCAAGGACCAGGGCACGATGCAGCCGACCCAGGTTTCTCTGGCGAAGTGGAACAACGTGCGCATGGCGCTCGACATCGCGCGCGAGGCCCGCGACATCCTCGGCGGTGCCGGCATCACCACCGAATACAGCCCGATCCGCCACGCCCTGAACCTGGAATCGGTGATCACCTACGAGGGCACCGAAACCGTGCACCAACTCGTGGTCGGCCGCGAACTGACCGGGATCAACGCGTTTTGACGCAGCGCCCCGCGCCAGGTCTCGAAGCCGACATGGTCGTGATCGCGCAGGCGCTCACGACGGCCGGCATCGATCATGCGCTGATCGGTGGATTGGCCGTGCTGGTTCGAGGCAAGTCGAGGGTCACCTTCGATATCGATTTCCTGGTCGCTGCGCAGCGCCGCGAGGCTTTTGTCGACATCCTGCGCCAACTCGGATTCGAGCCGTTCCACGAGGCTTCCGCCTTCGGAAACTACATGCGTGAGGACGGGCGTCGCGTCGACGCGTTGTATGCACGCTCAGCGCTCGGACAAGGAATGCTCGAACGAGCCTGCAAGGAATCATTGGGCGATGTCGCGCTGTCCGTCATCGCCGCGGAAGACTTGATTGGCCTCAAGCTGCAGGCGCTGGCCAACGACCCCAGTCGATACCGCGACTGGGGCGACATCCGCGGCATCCTTGACTTGCGCCGCGACGAGATCAATATGCAACGCGTGCGTGACTACTTCGGCCTTTTCGGTTTCCATGAAGAACTCGAACGACTCCTCGCCCATCAGTGAAGCGGAAAAGCGGCAGTGGCTGGCCTGGGCCGCCGAACTCAAGCCGGCATTTGCCGTGGCCGAGCCGCAGCTGCTCGAGTACGAGCGCAACTTGAGCATCGAACAACGCTTCGCCCTGCTTGCGCAGACGATTCGCTTCGCTGAAGCCGCAGGCACGCCGCCGCTGGCCGACTTGCACCGGCCCTGGACGCACGCGAATCGCTTCCTGACCTGACCGACTCGCGTCCTGTTCGGATCGAGTCGCCGGAGTCGCCGCGTTCTTCCCGCGGTAACGAGTGCCAACTTACTTGCAGCGGGGGGCGAGCGCGAAGGTCGCCGTGGTGGTCCATGGCGCGGTTTTGCGCTGCTCGATTCTGCGGGCCTCGGTGAAGGGGACCGCGAACTCGCCAGATTCTCAGTGACCCGATGTGATCGCCTGGATCAACTCGGAGAGCACGCGTTCGCTGTTCTCGAGGTCGACCTGGCAGGTGCCGGCGGCGAGGTGGCCGCCGCCGCCATACTTGAGACAGATCTCGCCCACGTCGACCCGCGAGCTGCGGTTGACGATCGAGCGGCCGATGGCGAAGGCGGTGTTCTGTCGCTTCAGGCCCCAGAGCACGTGGATCGAGATGTTGCATGCCGGATACAGCGCGTACAGCATGAAGCGGTTGGTCGCGTAGATGGTTTCTTCGTCGCGCAGGTCGAGCACCACCAACGGGCCGTGCACCTTGGCGCAGTCGCGAATCTGGTCCTCGGCGCGCTCGCGGTGCACGAAGTACAGGTCGGAGCGCTCGCGCACGTCGGGAAGCGCGAGGATTTCCTCGATGCTGTGGGTCGCGCAGTAGTCGATCAATTCCATCATCAACTGGTAGTTCGAGACGCGGAAGTCGCGGAAGCGCCCGAGCCCGGTGCGCGCGTCCATCAGGTAGTTCAGCAGCACCCAGCCTTGCGGATTCAGGATCTCGTCGATCGAGTATTGCGCCGAGTCGGCCTGGTCGACTGCGGCCATCATTTCTTCGGTGATGTTCGGAAACGCCTCGGCACCGCCGAAGTGGTTGTAGACCACGCGTGCTGCCGAGGGAGCGCCGGCATCGATCACCAGATTGGCGGGACGGCCACCGGCAAGGCGAACGATTTCGCTGGCGTGGTGGTCGAAGGCCATGTGGCAGCCGGCGACGTAGGGCAAGTTGGTGGTGATGTCGCGCGGACCGATCTCGACCTTGCCGTCCTGCATGTCCTTCGGATGCACGAAGGTGATTTCGTCGATGATGCCGCGTTGCTTGAGCAGCACCGCGCACACCAGGCCATCGAAGTCGCTGCGGGTGACCAGACGGTAGCGCTGGGAATTGCTCATGGCGGGGAATCTCCGGAGAACGGGCCTGGCCGGAGTCTAGCGCCCTCGCGCGCGCTGCGGCGAGTCGGGTTTGCGCGCGGCCGACGGGCGCGGCAAGCTCGGTGGCGGCCGGCTTCGGCCGCTGTCACGAGCGACCCGCATGTCCGCCATCCCAGAACCTTCCGACGTTCCGCTGCAGACCCCCCGGTTGCTGCTGCGCCGGCCGATTGCCGGCGATTTCGAGCGCTTCGCCGAGATGCTCGGCGACGACGCCAGCGCCCGCCACATCGGCGGCGTGCTGCCGCGCACCGCGGCCTGGCGGCGTTTCCTGCAGATGCCGGGTGCCTGGGCGGTGCAGGGATTCGCGATGTTCAGCGTGGTCGAGCAGTCGAGCGGTCGCTGGGTCGGCCAGACCGGGCCGTGGTTTCCAGAAGGCTGGCCGGGTACCGAAATCGGCTGGTCGTTCCATCGCGATGCCTGGGGCAAGGGTTACGCCAGCGAAGCCGCCACCGCGGCGATCGATTGGACCTTCGCTCATCTCGACTGGAGCGAGGTGATCCACAGCATCGATCCGGACAATGCCGCGTCCATCCGCCTCGCCGAGCGACTCGGTTCCAGCTACCGCGGCCCCGGGCAACTGCCTGAACCCTTCGCTGACGCCAAGATCGGCATCTGGGCGCAGTCGCGCGCACAATGGTTCGCACGGCGCCGCGCAAACGATCTGGAGATCGCATGATCACCATCCACGGCATGTCGGCGTCGGGCAACTGCTACAAACTGCAATTGCTGCTGGCGCAGATCGCACGACCCTATCGCTGGGTCGAGGTCGATACTTTGAGCGGCGGGACGCGTACGCCTGAGTTCCTCGCGAAGAATCCGAACGGCAAGGTGCCGCTGCTCGAACTCGAGGACGGTCGTTGTCTCGCCGAGTCGAACGCGATCCTTTGCTATCTCGCGGAGGGCTCGGCGTATTTCCCGGCCGATCCGTGGCGGCGCGCGCAAATCCTGCAATGGTTGTTCTTCGAGCAGTACAGCCACGAACCCTATGTCGCGGTTGCGCGCTTCATCGCGAAATTCCTGCCCGCCGACCATCCGCGTCGCGCCGAGCTGCCGCGTTTGCAGGAGCGCGGCCACCAGGCGCTGGCGGTGATGGAAGGTGAACTGGCGACGCGAGACTTCATGCTCGCGAGCGGTTATTCAATCGCCGACATCGCGCTGTATGCCTACACCCACGACGCGCCTGCCGGTGGCGTCGGTCTCGATGCATACCCGCGCCTGCGAGCGTGGCTGGCGCGGGTCGAGGGGCAGCCGCGCTTCATCGCGCAGCAAGCCTGAGCGCCAAGCTCCGTCCTCAGCGCTGCTGGGCTTCGGCGCGCATGGCGCGGCGGATCGGCCGCCAGTAGTTGGCGCGGTTCTGTGCTTCGTTGCGGACCAGGTTGTCGGGCAGGCCGGTGCGCGCGGCGAGCCACGGGACCACGGCCAGGTGACGGGTCGGGGTCACCACGCCGGCCTGGAACCAGTCGCGAAGGATGCGCCCGATGCGGTCGGGATGGCGCCAGGACGCCATGTCCCCGGCCACCACCAGCGGCTGCAGCAACTTGGCGTGCTCGAGCAGGGCGTGAAAGCCGACCGCGAGCGAGGGCCATTCGACGCGCGCGCAGTGCGCCTCCCAGCGCGTCGCCAGCTCGTCCTCGCAACGCCGCAGCTCCAGGTGCTCGGGCGAACCGAGCGCCTTGCCGCGCGCGGCATGGCGCACCGCATGCAACTCGAACTCCAGGCGACTCACGCCAGCCAGCGCGGGCGTCCACCATTCCTCGATCGTCCAGTCCTGCGGTTCCGCTGCCGCGTCCCAACCGCGTGCCAGCGCGCAGCGGCGCTGCAGTCGTTGCAACTCCGTCCAGGCGGCTTCGTCGTCGGGCTTCCGATTCAGGATCTCGATGCAAGCTTGCATTTCGCGATCGAGCGCCGCGCGCGTGTTGCGCGCCAGCTTGACCGAACGCGCGGTGCTCTCGGAGAGCATTTGCGCGGCCGCGCTGCGTGCGCCGAGTTCGATGCAGCGCGCCACGCCGCGGCCGTCGTCCTTGCGCGCGTAGCGGTCGCGCACCGCCAGCGCTTCCTGGTACTCGGCCCACCATGCGGTCAATGCGGCGGCCTCCTCGGCGTTGGCGCAGCGCACTGCCGAACTGAGCATGACCGACACCGAACCCACCGGAACCGTGTTGTCGCTGTCGCGGGCGTAGGTGATGTCGGTGCGCGAGCTGCGCTCGGCCCACCACCACTGGCCGCAGTACGGGCACTGCCGCACCTCGATCGTGCAGTGCGCACGCGTTCGGCCTTCATCGAGCGCGAGGTCGAGCGGCTGCGAATCGATCAGGCGCGTGTGCACCAGTTCTTCGAGGATGGTCGGGTGATCGCTCGGCAGCAGCTCGCAGTCGCAGACGCCGTCGGGGAAGGGCGGGTAGAGCGGACGCACGCTGCGGATGGGAAAGGGCATGCCGGGCTCCCGGTGGGCGCGCCCGATCTTGCCAGAACGGCAGGGTCGCGACCGATCGACGTAGAATCACGCCGGTCCGGGATCGTGCCGCGCCTTGCACCAGGGGGATTCGTGTTCGCAGAGGGATCGATCGACGCTGACCTGCGCAGTGCCCGCAGCGGCGACGGGGCTGCGCTGGAGCGCCTGCTGCCGGTGATCTACGAGGAGCTGAAACGCATCGCGCGCGGGTTGATGCGCGGCGAGCGTGCCAACCACACGTTGCAGACCACGGCGCTGGTGCACGAGGCCTGGCTGCGCATGGCCGCGCAGGACGCCGCCGGCAGCGGCGACCGCCTGTACTTCTTCAGCCTGGCGGCGACGATGATGCGGCGCATCCTGGTCAACCACGCGCGTGATCGCGCGGCGCAGAAGCGCGGCGATGGCGTCGACCTGGTCAGCCTGTCGGCGGCCGATCAGGTGGCAGCGGGCGAGTTCGATCTGCTCGGCCTGCACGAAGCGCTGGAGGTGCTGGCCCGGCTCGATGCACGCCAGGCGCGGGTGGTCGAGATGAAGTTCTTCGCTGGCCTGGAACTGGCCGAGATCGCCGAACTGCTCGGGGTCTCGCTCGCGACCGTCAAGCGCGACTGGACCATGGCGCGGCTGTGGCTGTCGCGCGAGCTGTCGGCATGAGTTCGCGCGCGGACGCCGCCCGCTGGCGCGAACTGCAAGACGAGCTCGACCATCTGCTGGAACGGGATGCCGCGGCGCGCAAGACGCGGCTGGACGCGCTGCGCGCCGCCTCGCCCGAACTGGCCGAGGAGCTGGACTCGCTGCTCGCGCAACTGGATGGTGTGGCGCTGCCCGAAGCCTTGCCGTTGTCGGCGCTGGCGGCGCTCGATGCCGGGGCCGCGGGCGACGAACGCATCGGACAACGATTCGGTCCGTTCGTGCTCGACGCGCACCTCGGCGAAGGCGGCTCGGGCAGCGTCTATCGCGCGCATCGCGAGGGCGACTATGCGCAGACCGTCGCGATCAAGCTGCTGCACGGCGGACGTCTCGACGCGATCGGAACGCGGCGCCTGCAGCATGAACGCGACCTGCTGCTGCGGCTCGATCACCCGGGCATCGTGCGTCTGGTCGATGCCGGCGTGGCCGTCGACGGACGGCCCTACCTCGCGCTCGAATGCGTCGATGGCGAAACCCTGGATCGCTACCTGGCCGCGGCGAACCCGGGTGTCGGGCCAAGACTCGAGCTGTTCGCGCAGGTCTGTGATGCCGTCGCCTACGCGCACCAGCGCCTGCTCGTGCACCGCGACATCAAGCCCGGCAACCTGATGGTGAACCGCGAGGGTAGACCCAAGCTGCTCGACTACGGCATCGGCAAGCTCCTCGGCGACGCCGGCGACAGCACGCTGACGCGCGACTTCGGCACCTCGCTGACCCCGGCCTACGCCGCACCGGAGCAGTTGCGCGGCGAACCGGTCACCACCGCGACCGATGTGCATGCGCTCGGCTTGCTGCTGTTCGAGTTGCTGTGCAACGCGCACCCGTTCCGTCGCGATGGGCGCCGTGACGAGGCCTTGCGCCAGGCACTGCTGCACGAAGACGCGCCGCCGTTGCTGCGCCAGACCGGGCTGGTCGCAATGCCGAAGTCCTGGCGCATCGATCTGGACCGCATCGTCGCGATGGCGCTGGAGAAGGAGCCGCAGCGGCGCTATGCGTCGGCGCGCGAACTGGCCGCCGACGTGCGTGCGGTGCTCGCCGGCCGTCCGGTATCGGCGCGTCGCGCCAGCGCCGGCTATGTGCTGCGTCGCTTCGTCGGGCGCCATCGCGTCGCGGTGGCCGCGCTCGGCGTGAGCCTGATGCTGCTGTTCGCGGCCACCGCCGCGGCCTTGTGGCAGTCGCGCGTCGCGGCCGAGCAGCGCGCGCACGCCGAGCGTCGCTTCGAGGACGTGCACCGCTTCGCCAACACCGTGCTGTTCGACTACCAGGAACGCATCCGCAAGCTCGCCGGTTCGCTGCCGATGCAGCAGCGGCTCGTCGCCGATGCGCTGGCCTATCTCGAATCGCTGCGGCGCGAGGCCGGCGACGATGCCGCGCTGCTCGCCGATCTCGCCGCTGCCTACCTGAAGGTCGGCGACCTGCAAGGCAATCCCTATGGCCCGAACATCGCCGACCTGGAGGGCGCCACGCGCAGTTACGACACCGCCGCGGCCCTGCTGGCGCGCCTGCGCGGAATGGGGCCGGAGGTCGAGTCGCTGCGCCTGCTCGACGCGCGCCTGCAGTCGCGCCAGGCCGAGTTGCGTCATCAGGCGGGTGAACTGGAGGTCGCGAAGGCGCAGTTCGAGCGCGCGCTGGCGCGCTTCACGGCGCTGCCGTCCGCGTTGCAGCAGCGCCACGAGGTGGTGATCGAGCAGGCCAACGTCCTCGACCACTACGGCGATCTGCTCGGTCGCGAGAGCGCGGCCTCGCTGAACCAGGTCGATGCCGCGCGCCAGGCCCACCAGCGCGCGCGGGCACTGCGCGAGGCAGCGCTGGTTGCTCATCCGGACGATGCAGGCTTGCGCTTTGGTCGCTACCAAAGCGAACTGCGCGAGGGCGAGTACTGGATCGGCCAGGGGGACATGGCGCAGGCCGAGTCCGCATTGAACGCCGCGTTGCAAACGATTTCCGCGCTGGTTGCCGTCGATCCGGACGACAGCTTCTATCGCTACGAACAGGCGCTGGTGCATTCGCGCCGGGTGCCGGTGTTCGAGGCGCAGGGCCGGCTCGATGCCTCGGTCGATTCGGCCTTGCAGGCGCTGGCCACGACCGAGGCGATGCTCGCGCGCGATCCCGGCAACGACATGCTGTGGCAGGCGGTGTCGGCCAGTTGCGGCTGGGCGGCACGGCAACTGCTGAAGGCCGATCGTGCCGCCGAAGCCGCGCCGGTGGTGGCACGCCAGATCGAGATCAACCAGCGCTGGTTGCAGGCCGCGCCGGACAATCCGGAAGCGCGCTTCGCGCTCTCGCTTGCGCATCGGCGCCAGGGCGAACTGCGCGAAGCCCTGCGCGATTTCGCCGCCGCCGCGAGCAGCCATCGAACGGCGCTGGAGTTGCAGGCCACGCTGGTGGCGATCTCGCCCGACTTCGCTCTGGGCCAGGCATTGTCGCGCATGCACCTCGGGCGCAACCTGGCGGCGGCGGGCGAGGTTGTCGCGGCGCGCGAATCGCTGCGCGCGGCGGCGGATGCAATCACCGCGCTGGTCGCCGCAAATCCCGAGGCGACGCGCTATCGCGACCATCAGGCCGAAGCCTGGGCGCAGCTCGCCGACGCCTGCTGGCAAGCGCAGCCCGATGCGCCGCAGGCGATTTCAGCCGCGCAGTCCGCGCTCGCGATCTGGGACGCCTTCGCCGCCGAAGGCAAGTTGTCGGTGCCGGCCACCGCGCGCCGCGACGCCCTGCGCGCGCGGCTCTCGCGCGACTGAGCCTTTTCGCCCCGGTTCCGTGCGTGTACCGGAAACGACGCCATCGCGTCGCATCTGGAGACGACCGACATGGCTACCCCCTCGCTTTCCTCCCGGGCGCTCGCGGCAGCGCTGGTCGGCCTCGCCGTGCTGCTGCTGCAGCCGGTCACGGCGCAGGCACAGCAAATGGCCGCCGGAGCTGGACACACCTGCGCGATCGTCCCCGGCGGCAACCTGCACTGCTGGGGTTGGGATGAACAGGGGCAACTCGGCGACAGTGCGCCGCACTACAGCATCGCCGAACCGGTGCGGGCCGAAGGCTTGACCGACGTGGTCTCGGTCGACGGTGGCAGCCAGCACACCTGCGCGGCAACCAGCACCGGCGGCGCCTGGTGCTGGGGCTACAACCGCTGGGGACAGATCGGCAATGGCAGTGGCGCGAGTCCAGCCACGCCGACGCCGGTGGTGGGTATCAGCACCGCGCTGTCCGTCGCCACCGGCGGCAATCACAGCTGCGCATTGCTCGCCGCGGGCTCGGTGTGGTGCTGGGGCCACGGCTACCACGGCCAGCTTGGCTCGGGCACGTTCACCGAGAGCAACGTCCCGGTGCAGGCCGCAGGCATCGCGGCCGCCACTGCCATCGCGACCGGGGAAAACCACAGCTGCGCCATCGTCGGCGCCGGCGCGATCAAGTGCTGGGGTCGCAACCATCAGGGACAGCTCGGCAACGGCGCGGTCGATGCCGACCCGGGCGTACTCGGGGCCGTCGATGTGTTCGGCATCAGCAACGCGGTCGCGCTCGCCGCCGGTGCCAACCACACCTGCGCGCTGCTGCAGGGTGGCGCGGTGCGCTGCTGGGGCCACGGCGGTTACGGCA is a genomic window containing:
- a CDS encoding chromosome condensation regulator RCC1, with protein sequence MATPSLSSRALAAALVGLAVLLLQPVTAQAQQMAAGAGHTCAIVPGGNLHCWGWDEQGQLGDSAPHYSIAEPVRAEGLTDVVSVDGGSQHTCAATSTGGAWCWGYNRWGQIGNGSGASPATPTPVVGISTALSVATGGNHSCALLAAGSVWCWGHGYHGQLGSGTFTESNVPVQAAGIAAATAIATGENHSCAIVGAGAIKCWGRNHQGQLGNGAVDADPGVLGAVDVFGISNAVALAAGANHTCALLQGGAVRCWGHGGYGNLGNGASGDSAVPVAVSGIADATAIASGDFHACVIRSGGAMSCWGYNWFGTVGDGSNRNNRESPVVVVGVGDVTAIAAGAEHTCARVREDPINVMCWGHGNFGQLGDGQVGGVHERPSPAFVLGGPLDIVFGGEPGDFE